Within the Arthrobacter sp. UKPF54-2 genome, the region AATCGTGCAGTCCGGCACCCTGGCCGTCGGCCGCGGTTCCCGCTCCATGAGCGACCGGGCACTCCGCTCCGCCTAGCGGCGCGCCGTGCCCCGCGGCACCACCGTTCCACCAACGAATTTTCCCAGCCAACACCAAAGAATCCATTCAAAGGAGACACCCCAGTGACTGAAATGTTCTACGACGACGACGCCGACCTGTCGATCATCCAGGGCCGCACCGTCGCCGTCATCGGTTACGGCTCCCAGGGCCACGCCCACGCCCTCAGCCTGCGCGATTCCGGTGTTGACGTCCGCGTCGGCCTGAAGGAAGACTCCAAGTCCCGCGCCAAGGCCGAGGCCGAGGGCCTGCGCGTGCTCAACGTCGCCGACGCCGTCGCCGAAGCCGACCTGATCATGGTCCTCACCCCGGACCAGGTCCAGCGCCACGTCTACGCCGAGGACATCGCACCGAACCTGCAGTCCGGCGACGCCCTGTTCTTCGGACACGGCTTCAACATCCGCTACGGCTACATCAAGCCGCCGGCCGACGTCGACGTTGCTCTGGTCGCCCCCAAGGGACCGGGCCACATCGTGCGCCGCGAATTCGAAGCCGGCCGCGGCGTTCCGGACCTGATCGCCGTCGAGCAGAACCCGTCCGGCAAGGCCAAGGAACTGGCCCTGTCCTACGCCAAGGCGATCGGCGGCACCCGCGCCGGTGTCATCGAGACCACCTTCACCGAAGAGACCGAGACCGACCTCTTCGGCGAGCAGGCCGTTCTGTGCGGCGGCGCCTCGCAGCTGATCATGTACGGCTTCGAGACCCTCACCGAGGCCGGCTACAAGCCCGAGGTGGCCTACTTCGAGGTGCTGCACGAGCTCAAGCTGATCGTTGACCTGATGGTCGAGGGCGGCATC harbors:
- the ilvC gene encoding ketol-acid reductoisomerase; amino-acid sequence: MTEMFYDDDADLSIIQGRTVAVIGYGSQGHAHALSLRDSGVDVRVGLKEDSKSRAKAEAEGLRVLNVADAVAEADLIMVLTPDQVQRHVYAEDIAPNLQSGDALFFGHGFNIRYGYIKPPADVDVALVAPKGPGHIVRREFEAGRGVPDLIAVEQNPSGKAKELALSYAKAIGGTRAGVIETTFTEETETDLFGEQAVLCGGASQLIMYGFETLTEAGYKPEVAYFEVLHELKLIVDLMVEGGIAKQRWSVSDTAEYGDYVSGPRVITPEVKENMKAVLKDIQDGTFAKRFIDDQDAGAPEFKALRKKGEDHPIEATGRELRKLFSWIKNEDDYTEGSVAR